A genome region from Pristis pectinata isolate sPriPec2 chromosome 4, sPriPec2.1.pri, whole genome shotgun sequence includes the following:
- the LOC127569406 gene encoding integral membrane protein 2B-like — translation MVKVAFNSALSQKAPKKDENNETLIIPEKEPEEEVVPFRHQSRVWCWCMCLGLALMLSGCWWLVVAYLYRYFIVQEGEVFFCGLKYSDPKDYLVPEIGVDSQVAPYQSIEENIRILEDDGVELINVLVPEFADGDPADIVHDFHRGLTAYLDLSLNKCYVIPLNSSIVMPPRSLFELLINIKAGTYLPQSYLIHEEMVVTDYIENVDELGFFISRLCRGKESFKLQRRDPGKGIQKRNALKCFKILHFESKVAVETSVCEQ, via the exons ATGGTGAAAGTGGCCTTTAACTCCGCGCTGAGCCAGAAGGCGCCCAAGAAGGATGAGAACAACGAGACGCTCATCATCCCCGAGAAG GAGCCAGAGGAGGAGGTTGTTCCATTTAGACATCAATCACGTGTCTGGTGCTGGTGTATGTGCCTTGGATTAGCTCTCATGCTGTCGGGTTGTTGGTGGTTGGTGGTGGCATACCTCTACCGATATTTTATCGTACAG GAAGGTGAAGTTTTCTTTTGTGGTCTCAAGTACAGTGATCCTAAAGACTACCTTGTTCCTGAAATTGGTGTTGATTCACAAGTAGCTCCATACCAATCAATTGAAGAAAATATtcgaattttggaagatgatggaGTTGAACTGATCAATGTTCTTGTCCCAGAGTTTGCTGATGGCGATCCAGCAGATATTGTTCATGATTTCCACAGG GGTTTGACAGCATACCTGGATTTGAGTTTGAATAAATGCTATGTGATTCCACTAAATTCATCCATTGTTATGCCACCACGCAGTTTGTTTGAGTTGCTAATCAACATCAAG GCTGGCACCTACTTGCCCCAGTCTTACTTGATCCATGAAGAGATGGTGGTTACTGATTATATTGAAAATGTGGATGAGCTTGGATTCTTTATCTCGCGCCTTTGCCGTGGGAAGGAGAGCTTCAAGCTTCAACGCAGAGATCCTGGGAAAG GAATCCAAAAGCGGAATGCATTGAAGTGTTTCAAGATCCTTCATTTTGAAAGTAAAGTTGCAGTTGAAACTTCTGTCTGTGAACAATAA